Proteins found in one Luteimonas chenhongjianii genomic segment:
- a CDS encoding class I SAM-dependent DNA methyltransferase: protein MTKQYDRAYFDRWYRAGDIGGPARLARKVALAVATAEYHLERPVRTVLDIGCGEGAWRAPLLKLRPRLEYLGFDASEYAVARFGRTRNLHHARFGDFAMLRPCGPVDLLVCSDVLHYLDTRELDRGLPGLAELTGGVAFLECFTREDGAEGDDDGFKQRPARFYRDRFAGAGFRALGSHCWLSPALADAATALEAC, encoded by the coding sequence ATGACCAAGCAGTACGACCGCGCCTATTTCGACCGCTGGTATCGCGCCGGCGACATCGGCGGACCCGCGCGACTGGCGCGCAAGGTCGCCCTGGCCGTGGCGACCGCGGAATACCATCTCGAGCGGCCGGTGCGCACCGTGCTCGACATCGGCTGCGGCGAAGGCGCGTGGCGCGCGCCGCTGCTGAAGCTTCGCCCCAGGCTCGAGTACCTCGGCTTCGATGCCAGCGAATACGCGGTCGCCCGCTTCGGCCGCACGCGCAACCTGCACCACGCCAGGTTCGGCGATTTCGCGATGCTGCGGCCCTGCGGCCCGGTGGACCTGCTGGTCTGCAGCGACGTCCTGCACTACCTGGACACGCGCGAACTCGATCGCGGATTGCCGGGCCTGGCCGAACTCACCGGCGGCGTGGCCTTCCTCGAATGCTTCACCCGCGAGGACGGCGCCGAGGGCGATGACGACGGCTTCAAGCAGCGGCCGGCGCGCTTCTACCGTGATCGCTTTGCCGGCGCCGGCTTCCGCGCGCTGGGCTCGCACTGCTGGCTGTCGCCGGCACTGGCGGATGCGGCGACCGCGCTGGAAGCCTGCTGA
- a CDS encoding polyhydroxyalkanoate depolymerase: protein MLRRSNTTDGRSMFYQLHEMGRAWMKPWTLLADANARAFASNSTWLSALPGSEQLSAANELLYRVGKDYEKPPFAIHEVENPGNGRTYPVVQLDALVKPFCRLLRFKRYTDDPAHLEEIKAQPTVLVVAPLSGHHATLLRDTVRTLLRDHKVYVTDWIDARMVPAEAGAFSLDDYVAYIEEFIRHIGAARLHVISVCQPTVPVLAAVSLMAARGETTPRSLVMMGGPIDTRQSPTAVNNLATEKPLGWFEQNVIHPVPANYPGHGRLVYPGFLQHMGFMAMNPERHLESHWDFYQNLLKGDDDDAQAHRRFYDEYNAVLDMPAEYYLDTIRVVFQQHLLPRGEWIVAGERVDPSRITGTALLTVEGQLDDISGEGQTRAAHTLCTGVAEADRAHLTVEGAGHYGIFSGRRWRNQVYPQVRDFIASHVQGASPAKPKPAATTARKRAAKRAAKTHL from the coding sequence ATGCTGCGTCGCAGCAACACCACTGACGGAAGGTCGATGTTCTACCAACTGCACGAGATGGGCCGCGCCTGGATGAAACCCTGGACGTTGCTGGCCGACGCCAATGCGCGCGCCTTCGCGTCCAACAGCACCTGGCTGTCGGCCCTGCCCGGCTCGGAACAGCTGTCGGCCGCCAACGAGCTGCTGTACCGGGTCGGCAAGGACTACGAGAAGCCGCCGTTCGCGATCCACGAGGTCGAGAACCCCGGCAACGGTCGCACCTATCCCGTGGTCCAGCTCGATGCGCTGGTCAAGCCGTTCTGCCGGCTGCTGCGCTTCAAGCGCTACACCGACGATCCGGCGCATCTCGAGGAGATCAAGGCCCAGCCGACCGTCCTCGTCGTCGCGCCATTGTCGGGCCATCACGCCACCCTGCTGCGTGACACGGTGCGCACCCTGCTGCGCGACCACAAGGTGTATGTCACCGACTGGATCGATGCGCGCATGGTGCCGGCCGAGGCCGGCGCGTTCTCGCTGGACGACTACGTCGCCTACATCGAGGAATTCATCCGCCACATCGGCGCCGCCAGACTGCATGTGATCAGCGTCTGCCAGCCGACGGTGCCGGTGCTCGCGGCAGTGTCGCTGATGGCCGCGCGCGGCGAGACCACGCCGCGCTCGCTGGTGATGATGGGCGGGCCGATCGATACCCGGCAGTCGCCGACCGCGGTCAACAATCTGGCGACCGAGAAGCCGCTCGGCTGGTTCGAGCAGAATGTCATCCACCCGGTGCCGGCGAACTATCCCGGCCACGGCCGCCTGGTGTATCCGGGCTTCCTGCAGCACATGGGCTTCATGGCGATGAATCCGGAGCGCCATCTGGAATCGCACTGGGATTTCTACCAGAACCTGCTCAAGGGCGACGACGACGACGCGCAGGCGCACCGCCGCTTCTACGACGAATACAACGCCGTGCTCGACATGCCGGCCGAGTACTACCTCGACACCATCCGCGTGGTGTTCCAGCAGCATCTGCTGCCGCGCGGCGAGTGGATCGTGGCCGGCGAACGCGTCGACCCCTCCCGCATCACCGGCACCGCGCTGCTGACCGTCGAGGGCCAGCTCGACGACATCTCCGGCGAAGGCCAGACCCGCGCCGCGCACACCCTGTGCACCGGCGTCGCCGAAGCCGACCGCGCCCACCTGACTGTCGAAGGCGCAGGACATTACGGCATCTTCAGTGGCCGCCGCTGGCGCAACCAGGTGTATCCGCAGGTCCGCGACTTCATCGCGTCGCACGTGCAGGGCGCAAGCCCGGCGAAGCCGAAGCCGGCCGCTACGACCGCGCGCAAGCGTGCGGCGAAGCGGGCTGCGAAGACGCATCTCTGA
- a CDS encoding sensor domain-containing diguanylate cyclase: MLLLVLALAACAVSADGPAGGPAYVLGGTPTDETTPMRSCDPAVLATLEQIEIPAPVEGWSGTPQAVSVFNVFAGEVMIGLGDRVVCGRMHDARTRDPRFRASVGLVVVPEAGSREPVRVGWRTPLKAHWIPGIRIGAPSAIQQEDTLRLVVRTSCLAIALALAFSALMGFVGARDRTFLGHVGMCVTLLLWQATLGGLSGFPQPWLPIGEQESHWQVALAALSFAAIAYGISAQTGIAGQRPRLRRATRWAIRVLIALGLLAPLVPVSALTALWWIADRIFLLTVIGLSLLACLSIRRSDRRAVAALAASLPFLLLAVPIINSSPTVAAYRIEIVQLVLTWFLVVMAYTLTTRYGQLRAQRDAMRQLADTDPLTGLPNRRAGLVRLDEAFAVARRHGIPLSVGFVDVDLFKRINDVHGHDVGDRVLITVADALVAVTRNADEVMRMGGEEFLVLLPGLAGAAAHARLETIRRRIGELAPMLDVPGLHFTASIGLASLTAADESPAALLRRADDAMYRAKHAGRDQVVGDGSWPAASSG; encoded by the coding sequence GTGCTTCTGCTCGTGCTGGCGCTGGCCGCGTGCGCGGTCTCCGCCGACGGCCCTGCCGGCGGTCCGGCCTACGTGCTCGGCGGCACGCCCACCGACGAGACCACCCCGATGCGCAGCTGCGATCCGGCCGTGCTGGCGACGCTCGAACAGATCGAGATTCCGGCACCCGTCGAGGGCTGGTCGGGCACCCCGCAGGCGGTCAGCGTGTTCAACGTGTTCGCAGGCGAGGTGATGATCGGCCTGGGCGATCGGGTCGTCTGCGGCCGCATGCACGACGCCCGGACGCGCGACCCGCGCTTTCGCGCAAGCGTCGGCCTGGTGGTCGTGCCGGAAGCGGGCAGTCGCGAGCCTGTCCGCGTCGGCTGGCGCACGCCGCTCAAGGCCCACTGGATCCCCGGCATCCGGATCGGCGCACCCAGCGCGATCCAGCAGGAAGACACCCTGCGCCTGGTCGTCCGGACGTCATGCCTGGCCATTGCGCTCGCGCTGGCGTTCTCGGCACTGATGGGCTTTGTCGGCGCCCGCGACAGGACGTTCCTCGGCCACGTCGGCATGTGCGTCACGCTGCTGCTGTGGCAGGCCACCCTGGGCGGGCTGAGCGGATTTCCCCAACCCTGGTTGCCGATCGGCGAGCAGGAATCCCATTGGCAGGTCGCGCTTGCGGCGCTCAGCTTCGCGGCGATCGCGTACGGCATCTCGGCCCAGACCGGTATCGCCGGGCAGCGCCCGCGGCTTCGGCGGGCCACGCGCTGGGCAATCAGGGTCTTGATCGCACTCGGCCTGCTTGCACCCCTAGTCCCGGTTTCGGCGCTGACTGCACTGTGGTGGATCGCCGACCGCATCTTCCTGCTGACCGTGATCGGGCTGAGCCTCCTGGCCTGCCTGTCGATCCGCCGCAGCGACAGGCGCGCGGTCGCCGCACTGGCGGCCTCGCTGCCCTTCCTGCTGCTCGCCGTGCCGATCATCAACAGCAGCCCGACGGTGGCGGCGTATCGCATCGAGATCGTCCAGCTGGTGCTGACCTGGTTCCTGGTGGTCATGGCCTACACGCTCACCACCCGATACGGACAGCTGCGCGCGCAGCGCGATGCGATGCGTCAGCTCGCCGATACCGATCCGCTGACCGGGCTGCCCAACCGGCGCGCAGGCCTCGTTCGTCTCGACGAAGCCTTCGCCGTGGCACGCCGCCATGGCATACCGTTGTCGGTGGGTTTCGTCGACGTCGATCTGTTCAAGCGGATCAACGATGTCCACGGCCACGATGTCGGCGACCGTGTGCTGATCACCGTGGCGGATGCGCTGGTCGCGGTGACCCGAAACGCCGACGAGGTGATGCGGATGGGCGGCGAGGAATTCCTGGTGCTGCTGCCGGGCCTGGCCGGGGCAGCCGCCCATGCCCGCCTCGAGACCATTCGCCGGCGCATCGGCGAGCTGGCGCCCATGCTCGACGTGCCGGGGCTGCACTTCACCGCAAGCATCGGACTGGCGTCACTGACGGCGGCCGACGAGAGCCCCGCAGCGCTGCTGCGACGTGCCGACGACGCCATGTACCGGGCCAAGCATGCGGGGCGCGACCAGGTGGTCGGCGACGGCTCCTGGCCTGCGGCGTCCTCGGGCTGA
- a CDS encoding CopD family protein has product MQSYLWVKTFHLVFVMAWIAAAFYLPRILINLVEAGAAGDVRARLVLMGRRLYRFGHVMLGLALLMGLVLWMGYLVIPDFPTMAPIGSGAGWLHAKLALVVLLIVHFVVGGSWLKGAQAGRALPSTKALRWFNEIPVLLLVGVVWLVLAKPF; this is encoded by the coding sequence ATGCAGTCATATCTTTGGGTCAAGACGTTCCATCTCGTCTTCGTGATGGCCTGGATCGCCGCGGCGTTCTATCTGCCGCGAATCCTCATCAACCTTGTCGAGGCCGGCGCGGCGGGCGACGTGCGTGCGCGCCTGGTGCTGATGGGCAGGCGGCTCTACCGCTTCGGCCACGTGATGCTGGGCCTGGCCCTGCTGATGGGTCTCGTGTTGTGGATGGGCTACCTCGTGATTCCGGATTTCCCGACCATGGCGCCGATCGGCAGCGGGGCAGGCTGGCTGCACGCCAAGCTGGCGCTGGTGGTCCTGCTGATCGTGCATTTCGTCGTGGGCGGCAGCTGGCTCAAGGGCGCCCAGGCGGGCCGGGCGCTGCCCTCGACCAAAGCGCTGCGCTGGTTCAACGAGATTCCGGTGCTGCTGCTGGTCGGTGTGGTCTGGCTGGTGCTCGCCAAGCCGTTCTGA